Proteins found in one Oncorhynchus mykiss isolate Arlee chromosome 17, USDA_OmykA_1.1, whole genome shotgun sequence genomic segment:
- the LOC118940202 gene encoding zinc finger protein 664-like, which produces MSSLSYSPPARGEEVSWTEKEGLWLNVVVKEEKKEEAVTVKEEEKDLSVKEEEDTFRVKEEEDVTVKEEEKEREEDAVFGVKEEEGEMTVTLKKEEEEEEETGYLGPVSQTHLKASDGNDELSHKMVLGNRALINTRERHDDRGSSGEPQQHHEAEEAEESFSTSEHLNKQKRKRTGKKPHHCSDCGKRFTSSADLKRHQRIHTGEKPYSCDQCGKRFTDLSSLKRHQRIHTGEKPYSCTDCGKSFNVPSSLKTHQRIHTGEKPYSCDQCGKSFVSSSQLTLHQRTHTGEKCYSCDQCGKSFVSSSQLTAHQRTHTGEKSYSCDQCGKRYSGKRSLIRHQKIHEGVVP; this is translated from the exons atgagttcactaagctactctcctcctgcaagaggagaggaggtcagctggacggagaaagagggTCTGTGGCTGAACGTTGTCGTAAAAGAGGAGAAAAAAGAGGAGGCTGTTAccgtgaaagaggaagagaaagacctTTCAGTTAAAGAAGAGGAAGAcacgttcagagtgaaagaggaggaggatgttacagtaaaagaagaggagaaagagagagaggaggatgcagtttttggagtgaaagaggaggagggggagatgactgtcacattgaaaaaggaggaggaagaagaggaggaaactggatatctgggcccggtttcccaaacgcaTCTTAAGGCGTCAGATGGTAACGATGAACTTAGTCATAAAATggttttgggaaaccgggccctaattaacacta gagagagacatgatgatcgtggatcctctggggagcctcaacaacatcatgaagctgaagaggcagaggagagttTTTCCACATCAGAACATCTCAATAAACAGAAGCGGAAACGCACAGGGAAGAAACCtcaccactgctctgactgtgggaagagattcacatCTTCAGCAGACCTCAAAAGACATCAGAGAATccatacaggagagaaaccttatagctgtgatcaatgtgggaagagatttactGATCTAAGCAGCCTGAAAAGACACCAAAGAATTCAcacgggagagaaaccttatagctgcactgactgtgggaagagttttaatgTTCCAAGCAGCCTGAAAACACACCAAAGAATTCAcacgggagagaaaccttatagctgtgatcaatgtgggaagagttttgtttcaTCTAGCCAGCTGActttacaccagagaacacacacaggagagaaatgttatagctgtgatcaatgtgggaagagttttgtttcaTCTAGCCAGCTGACtgcacaccagagaacacacacaggagagaaatcatatagctgtgatcaatgtgggaagagatactCTGGTAAAAGATCTCTGATtagacatcagaaaatacatgaagGAGTTGTTCCATGA
- the LOC118940203 gene encoding gastrula zinc finger protein XlCGF17.1-like, giving the protein MSSLSYSPPDKEEEVCWTEKEGLWLNVVVKEEEEEEDVTVTKVEDEDVAVKEEEDEKEEDSDFGEEGEITGILEEEEEEDLINPRERRDYCGSSGEPQQQHDADEAEKSLFTSEHLKKHQRKPTGKKLHHCSDCGKSYSRSDSLKVHQRIHTGETSHCCSDCGKRFTSSADLKRHQRIHTGEKPYSCDQCGKSFNVPSSLKTHQRTHTGEKPYSCADCGKSFSKLYTLQSHQRIHTGEKLYSCSDCGKSFSKLYTLQLHQRIHTGEKLFSCDQCGKRFTHSSCLKVHQRTHTGEKPYSCDQCEKKFVTSSSLTIHRRSHTGEKPYSCGQCVKSFTSSSHLTIHQRIHKRETS; this is encoded by the exons ATGAGTTCACTGAGCTACTCTCCTCCTgataaagaagaggaggtctgctggacggagaaagagggTCTGTGGCTGAACGTTgttgtgaaagaagaagaggaagaggaggatgtaaCAGTAACAAAAGTAGAGGATGAGGATGTtgcagtgaaagaagaagaggacgagAAAGAGGAGGATTCAGAttttggagaggagggagagataactGGTATattggaagaagaagaggaggaggatctgattaacCCCA gagagagacgtgactattgtggatcctctggggagcctcaacaacagcacgatgctgacgaggcagagaagagtctcttcacatcagaacacctcaagaaacaccaACGGAAACCCACAGGGAAGAAACTtcaccactgctctgactgtgggaagagttattCAAGATCAGATTCACTAAAAGtacaccagagaattcacactggagagacatctcactgctgctctgactgtgggaagaggtttACCTCTTCAGCAGACCTCAAAAGACATCAGAGAATccatacaggagagaaaccttatagctgtgatcaatgtggaaagagttttaatgTTCCAAGCAGCCTAAaaacacaccagagaacacacacaggggagaaaccttatagctgcgctgactgtgggaagagtttctcaaaattatatacattacaatcacaccagagaattcacactggagagaaactttatagctgctctgactgtgggaagagtttttcaaaattatatacattacaattacaccagagaattcacactggagagaaactttttagctgtgatcaatgtgggaaaagGTTTACTCACTCAAGCTGCCTGAAGgtacatcagagaacacacacaggagagaaaccttatagctgtgatcagtgtgagaAGAAATTTGTTACATCTAGCAGTCTGACTATACACCGGAGatctcacacaggagagaaaccttatagctgtggtcaatgtgtgAAAAGTTTTACTTCATCTAGCCATCTGACTATTCACCAGCGGATACACAAGAGAGAAACctcatag